One part of the Mycolicibacterium aromaticivorans JS19b1 = JCM 16368 genome encodes these proteins:
- the hisF gene encoding imidazole glycerol phosphate synthase subunit HisF — MDVAVRVIPCLDVDAGRVVKGVNFENLRDAGDPVELAAVYDAEGADELTFLDVTASSSGRATMLDVVRRTAEQVFIPLTVGGGVRSVEDVDVLLRAGADKVSVNTAAIARPELLAELSRQFGSQCIVLSVDARTVPAGSSPTQSGWEVTTHGGRQGTGIDAVEWARRGAELGVGEILLNSMDADGTKAGFDLAMLRAVRKAVTVPVIASGGAGAVGDFAPAVASGADAVLAASVFHFGELTIGQVKAAMAAEGITVR; from the coding sequence ATGGACGTCGCGGTGCGTGTGATTCCCTGCCTGGACGTCGATGCCGGCCGGGTGGTCAAGGGTGTGAACTTCGAAAACCTGCGAGATGCAGGCGATCCCGTCGAGCTGGCTGCCGTCTATGACGCCGAGGGTGCCGACGAGCTGACCTTCCTGGACGTCACGGCGTCCTCGTCGGGCCGCGCGACGATGCTCGATGTGGTGCGTCGGACCGCCGAGCAGGTGTTCATTCCGCTCACCGTCGGCGGCGGTGTGCGATCGGTGGAGGATGTCGACGTGCTGCTGCGTGCCGGGGCCGACAAGGTCTCGGTGAACACCGCCGCGATCGCCCGCCCTGAACTGCTGGCCGAATTGTCCCGGCAGTTCGGCTCACAGTGCATCGTGCTCTCGGTGGATGCCCGCACGGTGCCTGCCGGATCGTCGCCGACCCAATCGGGCTGGGAGGTCACCACGCATGGTGGCCGGCAGGGGACCGGTATCGATGCTGTCGAATGGGCGAGGCGCGGAGCGGAATTGGGCGTCGGCGAGATCCTGCTGAACTCGATGGACGCCGACGGCACCAAAGCCGGTTTCGATCTGGCGATGCTGCGTGCGGTCCGCAAGGCGGTCACGGTTCCGGTGATCGCCAGTGGCGGCGCGGGCGCGGTCGGCGACTTCGCGCCCGCCGTCGCCTCAGGTGCCGATGCGGTGTTGGCGGCCAGCGTCTTCCATTTCGGCGAGCTGACGATCGGCCAGGTGAAGGCGGCGATGGCCGCGGAAGGGATCACCGTCCGATGA
- a CDS encoding inositol monophosphatase family protein encodes MDLDTLVAQAAVILDEASTPFIAGHRADSAVQKKGNDFATEVDLAIERQVVQALEATTGIGVHGEEFGGAPIDSPLVWVLDPIDGTFNYAAGSPMAAILLGLLRDGEPVAGLTWLPFTDQRYSTVLGGPVYYNGQAQPPIGHGEIGQCVIGIGTFNVDWRGRFPGRYRLAVLENLSRVCSKLRMHGATGVDFAYVSSGIMGAAISFGDHIWDHAAGVALVRSAGGVVTDLSGERWTPSSRAALAAAPGVHERVMEILDRVGPPENYL; translated from the coding sequence GTGGACCTCGACACCCTGGTGGCCCAGGCGGCGGTGATTCTGGACGAGGCGTCCACACCGTTCATCGCCGGGCACCGGGCCGACTCGGCCGTGCAGAAGAAGGGCAACGACTTCGCCACCGAGGTGGACCTGGCCATCGAACGCCAGGTGGTCCAGGCCTTGGAGGCCACGACCGGCATCGGCGTGCACGGCGAGGAATTCGGCGGCGCCCCAATCGACTCCCCGCTGGTATGGGTGCTCGACCCGATTGACGGCACCTTCAACTACGCCGCCGGATCGCCGATGGCCGCGATCCTGCTGGGTCTGCTGCGGGACGGCGAGCCTGTCGCCGGGCTGACCTGGCTGCCGTTCACCGACCAGCGCTACAGCACGGTGCTGGGCGGTCCGGTGTACTACAACGGACAAGCGCAGCCTCCGATCGGACACGGCGAGATCGGCCAGTGCGTGATCGGCATCGGAACATTCAACGTCGACTGGCGGGGGCGTTTTCCCGGCCGCTACCGGCTGGCCGTGCTGGAGAATCTCAGCCGCGTCTGTTCGAAGCTGCGCATGCACGGCGCCACCGGCGTCGACTTCGCGTATGTCTCGTCCGGAATCATGGGTGCGGCAATCAGTTTCGGCGATCACATCTGGGATCACGCCGCCGGGGTCGCGCTGGTGCGCTCGGCAGGCGGAGTCGTCACCGACCTGTCCGGCGAGCGCTGGACGCCGTCGTCGCGGGCTGCGCTGGCCGCAGCCCCCGGCGTGCACGAGCGCGTCATGGAGATCCTCGACAGGGTCGGTCCGCCGGAGAATTACCTCTGA
- the priA gene encoding bifunctional 1-(5-phosphoribosyl)-5-((5-phosphoribosylamino)methylideneamino)imidazole-4-carboxamide isomerase/phosphoribosylanthranilate isomerase PriA, translating to MPLILLPAVDVVEGKAVRLVQGKAGSETEYGSALDAALTWQRDGAEWIHLVDLDAAFGRGSNRELLAEVVGQLDVNVELSGGIRDDESLKAALATGCTRVNIGTAALENPLWCAAAIAEYGDRVAVGLDVQIVEGEHRLRGRGWETDGGDLWHVLERLDSEGCSRFVVTDVTKDGTLTGPNLDLLEGVAECTDAPVIASGGVSSLDDLRAIATLVDSGVEGAIVGKALYAGRFTLPEALAAVSR from the coding sequence GTGCCACTGATTTTGTTGCCTGCCGTCGATGTGGTCGAGGGCAAGGCGGTCCGTCTGGTGCAGGGCAAGGCCGGCAGCGAGACCGAATACGGCTCGGCGCTGGACGCCGCACTCACCTGGCAGCGCGACGGCGCCGAATGGATCCACCTGGTGGACCTCGACGCCGCATTCGGTCGCGGATCCAACCGTGAACTCCTCGCCGAGGTGGTCGGGCAGCTCGACGTGAACGTCGAACTGTCCGGCGGGATCCGCGATGACGAGTCGCTCAAGGCTGCGCTGGCCACCGGCTGCACCCGGGTCAACATCGGCACCGCGGCGCTGGAGAACCCGCTGTGGTGCGCCGCTGCGATCGCCGAGTACGGCGACCGGGTCGCCGTCGGCCTGGATGTGCAGATCGTCGAGGGGGAGCACCGGCTGCGTGGCCGCGGCTGGGAGACCGACGGTGGCGACCTGTGGCATGTGCTGGAACGCCTTGACAGCGAAGGCTGCTCGCGGTTTGTGGTCACCGATGTCACCAAGGACGGCACGCTCACCGGCCCCAACCTCGACCTGCTCGAAGGTGTGGCCGAGTGCACGGACGCGCCGGTCATCGCTTCAGGAGGCGTGTCCAGCCTGGACGACCTGCGCGCGATCGCGACCCTGGTCGACAGCGGTGTGGAAGGCGCGATCGTCGGAAAGGCGCTCTACGCCGGCCGATTCACGCTGCCGGAGGCGCTTGCCGCGGTGAGCCGCTAG
- the hisH gene encoding imidazole glycerol phosphate synthase subunit HisH, with translation MTARSVVVLDYGSGNLRSAQRALERTGADVEVTADAQRALNADGLVVPGVGAFEACMVGLRGIGGDRIIAERVAAGRPVLGVCVGMQILFARGVEFGVESKGCGQWPGSVTRLEAPVIPHMGWNVVDAAPDSVLFKGFDADTRFYFVHSYAAQKWEGAPDAKLTWASHHVRFLAAVEDGPLSATQFHPEKSGDAGAALLTNWVEGL, from the coding sequence GTGACAGCTAGATCCGTCGTCGTCCTGGACTACGGCTCGGGCAACCTGCGCTCGGCGCAGCGGGCGCTGGAACGTACCGGGGCCGACGTCGAGGTGACCGCCGACGCGCAGCGTGCGCTCAACGCCGACGGCCTGGTGGTGCCCGGGGTCGGCGCGTTCGAGGCGTGCATGGTCGGCCTGCGCGGCATCGGGGGCGACCGCATCATCGCCGAGCGGGTTGCCGCGGGCCGGCCGGTGCTCGGCGTGTGCGTGGGCATGCAGATCCTGTTCGCCCGCGGCGTGGAGTTCGGGGTCGAATCGAAGGGCTGTGGGCAGTGGCCGGGCTCGGTCACCCGGCTCGAGGCGCCGGTGATCCCGCACATGGGCTGGAACGTCGTCGACGCGGCGCCGGATAGTGTGCTGTTCAAGGGGTTCGACGCCGACACCCGGTTCTACTTCGTGCACTCGTATGCGGCACAGAAGTGGGAGGGCGCGCCCGACGCGAAGCTGACCTGGGCCAGCCATCACGTGCGGTTCCTGGCCGCGGTCGAAGACGGTCCGCTGTCGGCGACACAATTTCATCCGGAGAAGAGCGGTGACGCCGGTGCGGCGTTGCTCACCAATTGGGTTGAGGGGCTGTAA
- the hisB gene encoding imidazoleglycerol-phosphate dehydratase HisB: MTRIAKVERKTRESDIVVELNLDGTGEVSVHTGVPFFDHMLTALGTHASFDLTISAKGDVDIEGHHTIEDTAIVLGTALGQALGDKKGIRRFGDAFIPMDETLAHAAVDVSGRPYFVHTGEPDYMVDFTIAGSSVPYHTVVNRHVFESLAFNARISLHVRTLYGRDPHHITEAEYKAVARALRQAVEPDPRVSGVPSTKGSL, from the coding sequence ATGACCCGCATCGCCAAGGTCGAACGCAAGACCCGCGAATCCGACATTGTCGTCGAGCTGAACCTGGACGGCACCGGAGAGGTCAGCGTGCACACCGGTGTGCCGTTCTTCGACCACATGCTGACCGCGCTGGGCACCCACGCGAGCTTCGACCTGACGATCTCCGCCAAGGGCGATGTCGACATCGAGGGCCACCACACCATCGAGGACACCGCGATCGTGCTGGGCACCGCGCTGGGGCAGGCCCTCGGCGACAAGAAGGGCATCCGCCGCTTCGGTGACGCCTTCATCCCGATGGACGAGACGCTGGCCCACGCCGCCGTCGACGTCTCCGGCCGCCCTTACTTCGTGCACACCGGTGAACCCGACTACATGGTCGACTTCACCATCGCCGGCTCCAGCGTGCCCTACCACACGGTCGTCAACCGGCACGTGTTCGAGTCGCTGGCATTCAACGCCCGCATCTCGCTGCACGTGCGCACGCTGTATGGCCGCGATCCGCACCACATCACCGAGGCGGAATACAAGGCGGTGGCGCGGGCACTGCGACAGGCCGTCGAGCCCGATCCCCGGGTCTCTGGCGTGCCGTCCACCAAAGGCTCACTGTGA
- a CDS encoding histidinol-phosphate transaminase, which translates to MPGAGVTLADLPLRDDLRGKSPYGAPQLDVPVRLNTNENPHPPSPALVEDVTRSVQAAAAELHRYPDRDAVALRADLAAYLRDQTGVEVAEENVWAANGSNEILQQLLQAFGGPGRSAIGFVPSYSMHPIISNGTQTEWVESVRAADFSLDVDTAATVIAARDPDVVFVASPNNPSGQSVPLDDLRRLLDAMHHGILIVDEAYGEFSSQPSAIGLIEEYPSRLIVSRTMSKAFAFAGGRLGYLIAAPAIIDAVLLVRLPYHLSVVTQAAARAALRHADDTLGSVATLIAERERVSAALTDYGFRVIPSDANFVLFGEFADAGAAWQHYLDEGVLIRDVGIPGYLRTTIGLAEENDAFLAASAKIGAP; encoded by the coding sequence ATTCCCGGTGCCGGCGTGACGCTGGCCGATCTGCCGCTGCGCGACGATCTCCGTGGGAAATCTCCCTACGGGGCACCGCAACTCGACGTCCCGGTGCGGCTCAACACCAACGAGAACCCGCACCCGCCGAGTCCCGCATTGGTCGAGGACGTCACGCGTTCGGTGCAGGCGGCCGCAGCCGAGCTGCACCGCTATCCCGACCGCGACGCAGTCGCGCTGCGCGCCGACCTGGCCGCCTACCTCCGCGACCAGACCGGTGTCGAGGTCGCAGAGGAAAACGTCTGGGCGGCAAACGGATCCAACGAGATCCTGCAGCAACTCCTGCAGGCGTTCGGCGGCCCGGGCCGCAGCGCGATCGGTTTCGTGCCGTCGTATTCGATGCACCCGATCATCTCGAACGGGACGCAGACCGAGTGGGTGGAGTCGGTGCGCGCGGCCGATTTCAGCCTCGACGTCGACACGGCGGCGACCGTCATCGCCGCCCGGGACCCGGACGTCGTGTTCGTCGCGAGCCCCAACAACCCGTCGGGCCAGAGCGTTCCGCTCGACGACCTGCGGCGGCTGCTGGACGCCATGCACCACGGCATCCTCATCGTCGACGAGGCATACGGTGAGTTCTCCAGCCAGCCCAGCGCGATCGGGCTGATCGAGGAGTATCCATCCCGGTTGATCGTCAGCCGCACCATGAGCAAGGCATTCGCGTTCGCCGGCGGCCGGCTGGGATATCTGATCGCCGCCCCGGCGATCATCGACGCCGTGTTGCTGGTCCGGCTGCCCTACCACCTCTCGGTGGTCACCCAGGCCGCCGCCCGTGCCGCGCTGCGCCATGCCGACGACACCCTGGGCAGCGTCGCGACGCTGATCGCCGAGCGGGAGCGGGTCAGCGCCGCGCTGACCGACTACGGTTTCCGCGTCATCCCCAGCGACGCGAACTTCGTATTGTTCGGCGAGTTCGCCGACGCCGGCGCGGCCTGGCAGCACTACCTCGACGAAGGCGTCCTGATCCGCGATGTCGGCATCCCAGGATATCTGCGCACCACCATCGGATTGGCCGAGGAGAACGACGCCTTCCTCGCCGCCAGCGCCAAAATAGGAGCACCATGA
- the hisD gene encoding histidinol dehydrogenase: MTSFAMNRIDLRGRALTAASLRAALPRGGVDVDAVVPKVRPIVDDIAERGAVAALEYGEKFDGVRPATVRVPVAALGEALAGLPADVRAALEVAIDRTRAVHADQRRTDTTTLFDSGASVTERWVPVERVGLYVPGGNAVYPSSVVMNVVPAQTAGVDSLVIASPPQAGHGGLPHPTILAAAALLGIEEVWAVGGAQAVALMAYGGTDTDGAELAPVDMVTGPGNIYVTAAKRICRSQIGIDAEAGPTEIAILADHAADPVHVAADLISQAEHDVMAASVLVTDSPELAQATEAELAVQLETTKHRERVTEALRGRQSGIVLVDDVDTGIRVVNAYAAEHLEIQTVNANEVAGRIRAAGAIFVGPWSPVSLGDYCAGSNHVLPTAGCARHSSGLSVQTFLRGIHVVDYTEAALKDVSGHVITLAKAEDLPAHGEAVRRRFER; encoded by the coding sequence ATGACCAGCTTCGCCATGAATCGGATCGACCTGCGCGGCCGTGCGCTGACCGCCGCCTCGCTGCGCGCAGCGCTTCCGCGCGGCGGCGTGGACGTCGACGCCGTGGTCCCGAAGGTCCGGCCGATCGTCGACGACATCGCCGAGCGCGGCGCTGTCGCGGCACTGGAGTACGGCGAGAAGTTCGACGGGGTGCGCCCCGCGACCGTGCGGGTGCCGGTCGCCGCGCTGGGCGAAGCGCTGGCCGGCCTGCCTGCCGATGTGCGCGCCGCGCTCGAGGTGGCGATCGATCGCACCCGCGCCGTGCATGCCGATCAACGGCGTACCGACACCACCACGCTGTTCGACTCCGGCGCGTCGGTCACCGAGCGCTGGGTGCCGGTGGAACGCGTCGGTCTGTACGTGCCCGGCGGCAATGCCGTTTACCCCTCCAGTGTGGTGATGAACGTCGTGCCGGCGCAGACCGCCGGTGTCGATTCGCTGGTGATCGCCAGCCCGCCGCAGGCCGGCCATGGCGGTCTGCCGCACCCGACGATCCTGGCGGCGGCCGCGCTGCTCGGCATCGAGGAGGTGTGGGCGGTCGGCGGCGCGCAGGCGGTGGCGCTGATGGCCTACGGCGGCACCGACACCGACGGCGCCGAGCTGGCACCGGTCGACATGGTGACCGGACCGGGCAATATCTATGTCACCGCCGCCAAGCGAATCTGCCGCTCGCAGATCGGGATCGACGCCGAGGCCGGGCCCACCGAGATCGCGATCCTTGCCGACCACGCTGCCGACCCGGTGCATGTCGCTGCCGATCTGATCAGCCAGGCCGAGCATGACGTGATGGCCGCCAGCGTGCTGGTGACCGACAGCCCTGAGCTGGCGCAGGCCACCGAAGCCGAGTTGGCCGTGCAGCTCGAGACCACCAAGCACCGAGAGCGGGTGACCGAGGCGCTGCGCGGTCGCCAGTCGGGCATCGTGCTGGTCGACGATGTCGACACCGGAATTCGGGTCGTCAACGCTTATGCCGCAGAGCATTTGGAGATCCAGACCGTGAACGCCAACGAGGTGGCCGGCCGTATCCGCGCGGCCGGTGCGATCTTCGTGGGACCCTGGTCGCCGGTCAGCCTCGGTGACTATTGCGCCGGGTCGAATCACGTACTGCCCACCGCAGGCTGCGCCAGGCACTCCAGCGGCTTGTCGGTGCAGACCTTCCTGCGCGGCATCCACGTGGTCGACTACACCGAGGCGGCGCTCAAAGACGTGTCAGGGCATGTGATCACACTGGCCAAGGCCGAAGACCTGCCGGCTCACGGTGAGGCGGTCCGCCGGAGGTTCGAGCGGTGA
- the rhtB gene encoding homoserine/homoserine lactone efflux protein — translation MQFELWLAFIGASIAISVSPGAGAIQSMATGLAHGLRRGYWSITGLQIGLMLQLVAVAVGLGAAVAQSIVAFTVIKWIGVVYLVYLAVRQWRSKPFDLGEQLDTTAGGGRWALLVRGCLVNVTNPKGLVFLLAVLPQFVVPTAPLLPQYLAIGATMVVVDLVVMGAYTGLASRLLRWLRTPRQLRAMNRTFSGLFAAAAVVLSLVRRGAAA, via the coding sequence ATGCAATTCGAGTTGTGGCTGGCCTTCATCGGCGCCTCGATCGCCATCAGTGTGTCTCCCGGGGCCGGTGCCATCCAGTCCATGGCGACCGGTCTGGCGCACGGTCTGCGCCGTGGCTACTGGAGCATCACGGGGCTGCAGATCGGCCTGATGCTGCAGCTCGTGGCGGTGGCCGTCGGGCTCGGAGCGGCTGTCGCGCAGTCGATCGTCGCGTTCACGGTGATCAAGTGGATCGGGGTGGTCTACCTGGTCTATCTCGCCGTTCGTCAATGGCGCAGCAAGCCCTTCGACCTGGGCGAGCAGCTCGACACCACCGCCGGCGGCGGGCGGTGGGCCCTGCTGGTGCGTGGTTGCCTGGTCAACGTCACGAACCCCAAGGGGCTGGTATTCCTGCTGGCAGTGCTGCCCCAGTTCGTCGTGCCGACCGCGCCGCTGCTGCCGCAGTACCTCGCGATCGGGGCGACGATGGTGGTCGTCGATCTGGTCGTGATGGGCGCCTACACCGGGCTGGCGTCCCGGTTGCTGCGGTGGCTGCGCACACCACGCCAGCTGAGAGCCATGAATCGGACGTTCTCCGGACTGTTCGCTGCGGCTGCGGTGGTGCTGTCCCTGGTGCGCCGGGGCGCGGCCGCCTAA
- a CDS encoding nitroreductase family deazaflavin-dependent oxidoreductase yields the protein MSTKDHPNNAPGVPMKFPVWFENFQIKYFNPAMKPLAKFMPGMSVISHRGRTSGKQYETVVSAFRKGDTLAVMLGHGKTNWVKNILAAGEADIRHGRKTLHLVNPRVVPAGTDDPSLPGVARRGVKRGVGAFVADIA from the coding sequence ATGTCGACCAAGGATCACCCGAACAACGCGCCCGGCGTGCCGATGAAGTTCCCGGTCTGGTTCGAGAACTTCCAGATCAAGTACTTCAATCCGGCAATGAAGCCGCTGGCCAAGTTCATGCCGGGCATGTCGGTCATCTCGCACCGCGGACGAACCTCGGGCAAGCAGTACGAAACCGTGGTCTCGGCCTTCCGCAAGGGTGACACCCTTGCCGTCATGCTCGGCCACGGCAAGACCAATTGGGTCAAGAACATCTTGGCCGCCGGCGAGGCCGACATCCGGCACGGTCGCAAGACCCTGCATCTGGTGAATCCGCGGGTCGTGCCCGCGGGCACGGACGACCCGTCGCTTCCCGGGGTAGCCCGTCGCGGCGTGAAGCGCGGCGTCGGTGCGTTCGTCGCCGATATCGCCTAG
- the nadC gene encoding carboxylating nicotinate-nucleotide diphosphorylase: protein MTLTDDERAQARITILRGLDEDLRYGPDVTTVATVPEDAGTVASLVSREPGVAAGIDVALMVLDEVLGQDGYQVVDRVDDGTRLEAGAALLRVQAPTRGLLTAERTLLNLVCHLSGIATATAAWVDAVDGTTAKIRDTRKTLPGLRALQKYAVRVGGGVNHRMGLGDAALIKDNHVAAAGSVVAALRAVRAAAPDLPCEVEVDTLEQLDEVLTEDVQLILLDNFPVWQTQIAVQRRNANAPGVLLESSGGLSLDSAADYAGTGVDFLAVGALTHSVRVLDVGLDL from the coding sequence ATGACACTCACCGACGACGAGCGCGCGCAAGCTCGCATCACGATCCTTCGCGGCCTCGACGAGGACCTGCGCTACGGCCCCGACGTCACCACCGTGGCCACGGTTCCCGAGGACGCAGGCACCGTTGCATCACTGGTGTCCCGGGAGCCCGGCGTAGCCGCCGGGATCGACGTGGCGCTGATGGTCCTCGACGAAGTGCTCGGTCAGGACGGTTATCAGGTCGTCGACCGGGTGGACGACGGCACCCGACTTGAGGCCGGTGCTGCCCTGCTTCGGGTGCAGGCGCCGACGCGGGGGCTGCTGACCGCCGAACGGACCCTGCTGAACCTGGTGTGTCATCTGTCGGGGATCGCCACCGCCACCGCGGCGTGGGTCGACGCCGTCGACGGCACCACAGCCAAGATCCGCGACACCCGCAAGACCCTGCCGGGGCTGCGGGCACTGCAGAAGTACGCGGTCCGGGTGGGCGGCGGGGTCAACCACCGGATGGGCTTGGGCGACGCTGCGCTGATCAAGGACAACCACGTCGCCGCCGCCGGTTCGGTGGTCGCCGCGCTGCGGGCAGTGCGCGCGGCCGCGCCGGATCTCCCGTGCGAGGTCGAGGTGGACACCCTCGAGCAGCTCGACGAGGTGCTCACCGAGGATGTACAGCTGATCCTGCTGGACAACTTCCCGGTGTGGCAGACCCAGATCGCGGTCCAGCGTCGCAACGCCAACGCTCCAGGCGTGCTGCTGGAATCCTCAGGCGGCCTCAGCCTGGACAGCGCCGCCGACTACGCCGGAACAGGGGTCGATTTCCTGGCCGTGGGGGCGTTGACTCACTCGGTACGGGTCCTCGACGTCGGTCTGGATCTCTAG
- a CDS encoding L-aspartate oxidase, whose product MTRSFACGAGAAGVDWQQRADVVVIGTGVAGLAAALAAHRKGSRTVILSKAPDTATFYAQGGIAVVLPHTDDSVEAHVRDTLAAGAGLCDPDAVRSIVADGYRAVADLVDDGARFDESAPGQWALTREGGHSRRRIIHAGGDATGAEVQRALDHAAATLDIRRNHVALQILSDGTAVSGVLVRNADGLGIVHAPSVILATGGLGHLYRATTNPEGSTGDGIALALWAGVGVTDIEFVQFHPTMLFDRTATGRRPLITEALRGEGAVLRDARGESMTTHHPMGDLAPRDVVAAAIQARLRASGDECVFLDARSIDRFAQRFPTVTAACRAAGIDPTRQLIPVVPGAHYSCGGVATDVSGRTELPGLFAAGEVARTGMHGANRLASNSLLEGLVVGGRAGRAAVEHSRDAGAPVAKADERQHNALDRTVLQTAMSEFASVVRDAAGLRQLADILAEATPTRMTTRAAAEDVALTATARAVTTAALARTESRGCHHRGDHPDTDPEQAFSRTLHDDHAAACLQ is encoded by the coding sequence ATGACGCGCTCCTTCGCCTGTGGGGCCGGCGCCGCAGGTGTGGACTGGCAGCAGCGTGCCGACGTCGTGGTGATCGGCACCGGGGTGGCCGGTTTGGCCGCGGCCCTGGCCGCACACCGAAAAGGCAGTCGCACAGTCATTCTGAGCAAGGCACCTGATACCGCGACGTTCTACGCCCAGGGTGGCATCGCGGTCGTGCTCCCGCACACCGACGATTCCGTCGAAGCACACGTGCGTGACACCCTGGCCGCGGGCGCCGGGTTGTGCGACCCCGATGCGGTGCGCTCGATCGTCGCCGACGGGTACCGCGCCGTGGCCGACCTGGTCGACGACGGCGCCCGGTTCGACGAGAGCGCGCCCGGCCAGTGGGCGCTGACTCGTGAGGGCGGGCACTCCCGCAGGCGCATCATCCACGCCGGGGGTGACGCCACCGGCGCAGAAGTGCAGCGCGCACTCGACCATGCCGCCGCCACCCTGGACATCCGGCGCAATCATGTTGCGCTGCAGATCCTCAGCGATGGCACGGCGGTCAGCGGGGTGCTGGTCCGCAACGCCGACGGGCTCGGTATCGTGCACGCCCCGTCGGTAATCCTGGCCACCGGTGGACTTGGTCACCTGTATCGGGCGACCACCAACCCGGAAGGCTCCACCGGCGACGGCATCGCCCTGGCACTGTGGGCCGGTGTCGGGGTCACCGACATCGAATTCGTCCAGTTCCACCCGACCATGCTGTTCGACCGCACCGCCACCGGACGCCGGCCGCTGATCACCGAGGCCCTGCGCGGCGAAGGCGCGGTACTGCGCGACGCCCGCGGCGAGTCGATGACCACGCATCACCCGATGGGCGATCTCGCCCCGCGCGACGTGGTGGCGGCGGCCATCCAGGCGCGGCTGCGGGCGAGCGGCGACGAGTGCGTTTTCCTCGACGCGCGCTCCATCGACCGATTCGCACAACGCTTCCCGACGGTCACGGCTGCCTGCCGTGCCGCAGGCATCGACCCCACCCGGCAATTGATTCCGGTCGTGCCGGGTGCGCACTACAGCTGCGGCGGTGTGGCCACCGACGTGTCCGGCCGGACCGAGCTGCCCGGTTTGTTCGCCGCCGGCGAGGTGGCCCGAACCGGCATGCACGGCGCCAACCGGCTGGCTTCCAACAGCCTGCTGGAAGGTTTGGTGGTGGGTGGTCGCGCTGGGCGCGCCGCCGTGGAGCATTCCCGCGACGCGGGTGCGCCGGTGGCGAAAGCCGATGAGCGCCAGCACAATGCGCTCGACCGCACGGTGTTGCAGACGGCGATGAGCGAGTTCGCCTCGGTGGTCCGCGACGCCGCCGGACTGCGTCAACTCGCCGACATCCTTGCCGAGGCAACACCAACGCGGATGACCACCCGCGCCGCCGCCGAGGATGTCGCACTCACGGCCACCGCCCGCGCGGTGACCACAGCGGCGTTGGCGCGCACCGAATCACGTGGCTGCCACCACCGCGGCGATCACCCGGACACCGATCCGGAACAAGCCTTCAGCCGCACCCTGCACGATGACCACGCGGCGGCCTGCCTGCAATGA